The DNA segment CTCCGCTACCCTTGCGAAGCATCGGCATGGCGGATCCATGGCGTAGCGAAGCTCGTGAGAGCTTCGGCGGGGTGGACGCCATCCAACAAACCGGCTCCGGTGTCCCATTGACTTCCCCACAGCCGAAGGTCTCACGACCTTCGCTACCCTTGCGACCTCCGCAACTCCTCCACCGCATCCCTGTTTCTCAGCGGGCCTTCCTGAAAAGCTCCGCCGCCGCCACGCGGTGCAGCCTTTCATCCCGCCGCTGGAAGGTGATCTCCCGCGACGGATGCCTGCGGGCGATGTCCAGCAGCGCACCGAGCGCCCCCGCGGCGGACCAGACGTGCCAGGCGTCCGCGGCGTCCTCCTCCATCACCGCCCGCAGGCTCAGGTGGTGGTGGTCCGGCCAGGCGACGACCACGCGCCGCGCCATGATGAAGCACTCCGGAGTGGAGATGACGACGCCATGCTGGAGGTGGAAGTCCAGCGCATCCACCCACGGGATCCACGGCCCGCCGTCACGATGATAGGCCGCATGGGCCCGCAGATAAGGAGACATGCCGTCCATGATGCCTTATCACGAGAGGCACGGTGGATTGAACAGATGGCCAAATTTCCTGCCGGAAATACTGCCAGGTGATCCGTGATCAGAATCGAGCGGAACGACATGGATGCCAGCGAAGCGGCGCCCGGAGGGCTCCGCCGGAGAGCGGAGTCAAATGAGTGCCGGGACGATGAAGCAATCCGTCAGCCACGTCTTCCTCTCTCTGACTGATCACCCGGCACTTTCCAATCACTTCGCTCCTTGCAGTTTTTTGGCGTTGAGCGCCTTCGGGCCTTTCCGTAGGCTCTCCATCAGTCCTATATCGGAGCTTATCGGTTCATTCATTTACACTGTTCGACAACAAAACAAGATGAAGACCACATCCCAACTGATTTGTTCAATCGCAGCGGTGTGTTTGATATCATCGTGCAAACGAGCGGAAGAAGCGCAGCGTCTTTCCTATGCGGAGGTTTTGAAGGAAGCCGAGGGCAAGGAGGGTGAGATCGTCGCAGTGCAGGGTCGCAATGATGTCACCACCTATATCAGATCGGGCAGTGCAACGATGCCTATAGGACACGGAGGTGGCACGACCTACCGCGGACTCACGATGAAGCTCCCGGACTCTCCCGGGTACTACCATCAGATCGATCTCTATGATGGAAGTGACGGTGGAGGCCTGCTGATCGGGCGCAAGATTGCCGCCGATCCCAAGGAACAAAAATAATCCAGCCGGACAAGGCGGTGGAGGTAACCCCGCGGCTCCGTGCCTCATCTTGGACGATCACCAAAAATATGCCCCTTCTACCGCTTGATCAGAAGCCGACGTCGGACGAGCAGGAGCAAGTCTTGTCCTGGCTCCGGAACTTCAACCACGACTCCAATCCCCAATTCATGAGATCGCTTGAAGAAGGCGCATCACAGGATTTTTTCATTGTTGCGCGGGATGACAACGGATCGGTGATTGGTGGTCTCCGGGGGGCATTTCTACACAGATGGCTGAAAGTCGATGTGATGGCGGTATCCCCGGATCACAGACGGCAAGGCATCGGCGGCAAGCTGGTCGGAGAGGCCGAGTCCATGGCTGCCCAACAGGGCTGTCAGTATTCATACGTCGACACGATGTCATTTCAGGCTCCTGACTTCTATTTTTCGCTCGGGTATGAAGAATCAGGGCGATTGCGGAACTGGGATTCCCACGGTCACGACAAGATTTTCCTAACGAAGACGCTCCGAACCATCAACGAACGCTGACACGGCGGCTGTGGCAACTCCGCTGCACCCCGTGCCTCACCTTGGACGTATGCGCGAAGAATGAAACCGCCCGACTTCATCACCCACTACCATGAGGCGGACTACGGTCCTTTCCTCAATATCTGTGATCTTGATGATGAACAGATCGACGTCCTTATATCCGCCGAGAAGGATGCGAACACAGCCTTCAACCGCTTTGCCATGGGTCCGGATTTTCTCCGGTGGCGGCGGGCGGCTGATGACCTGCTGATCCGCGCCTACACCGAGAAGTTCGGGTTCCCACCTCCCGCACGGCCTTTCTACGCGCTTCTAGGCAGTTTCGACAAGACCCTGACGATGTTCCGGAATGGCAGAAAGATCCGCCTCGAAGCGGGAGATTTCCAGGATCACGAACTCACCTTCATGTATCCGGATCACGCCCATCTCATTTCCCACTATGGTTCTGACGCCCCTCCACTTTTCCACCAGCCTCGGCCAGGCTTGGAACATCTGAAGTTCTGGGGCAGGCTTTTTACCTACGCCGAACTGGCCGACGAATATTCAGAACTCGGAATCGATTCGATGATTGAGCTGCATCAGTCGCGGAATGGCTGGGCAGGCTGCTATGTGGAAGCCCATATCTGGTGCCGTGATCACAGGACCACTTTGCGAGGACAAGACGGCTGAGGCAACTCCGCAGCGCTCCGTGCCCCACCTCAGACGTTATGCCCGAAGAATCGCCAGCGCAGATGCCCCAATGGATCCGTGAGCGTTTCCCTCCCGATCAGCGGTCTGCGGTCGATCACCTCAGAAGCCTGATCGACGAGGGAATGCTGAGGGAGATTGCGGAAGCGGATTATGCTCGGGATGCTGAGCAACACCTTGCGGCGCTCAAGCCCATCCGGAACGGCGATGAACTGAGGGAGCTTCATTACTGGTTTCCTGATGAGGTCCTTCGGCTGATCCGGTGGTCCGAGCCGGAGGACCCGGAGTGGAAGCCCGGTTCGACGGGTTTGCGCGGACACAAGATGCGGGCATTTTCATGCGCGGTTCTACTCGCGGTGCCCAATTTCGAGCCAGACAAGGAGACTCTGATCCAGTTGGTTGATTCGGTGTTTTTGCTTGGCCCCGGAGCCCTGGAGGCAACCGCTGGATTTCTTGTTTGGCGGCTCGATACACTGGGCCGTGAAGAGGATCGCCCGTTCTTCGCTCTGGCTTTGGCGGCGGTCGCCCAATCCCTTGAGGATTCCATTTCCTCATCGATGGAGCAGGAGTTGGCCGATTGGGTGACCCATGAAGAGTCATCCGAGCGCGCCTATCTGGCTTCCTTCTGCGACAGCTACAGAACCGCGCCCTGGCTTTTCGGGCTTTCATTCAGCGACATGCGCAACAATAAATGGGAGATGCTGATCCGCGCGGTCCGGGAAAGATCAGGTCCCAGACCGCTCGGACGCATGCTCACCGAAAACCACAAGGCATAACAAGGCGGCTTGGGGGAACTCCGCCGCGCTCCGTGCCCCACCTCATACTTCCGGCAAAGAATATGAAATCACTCCTGAAGCATTTCCTCTCGCTGGTGATCACGGTGCTGATCGTGGGACCCATCTTTGCTTTGGAAGGCGTTGGAAGAGAGATTGGTGCCGGCAGAGTTCCCTGGATTTCAGGATCCATCCTGCTCTCGACCCTTTGGGCATTGTTTTTGTGCATTGCCATTTTCGCTCCTGTTGCCGCCACCACGGTGTATCTGGTTGAGCACAAATTTGACTTCAGATGGTTTTGGGAGCCATTGGTCCTTCTGGGGGTTCTGGCCGTGGTCACCATCCCCATCGTCCTGCTGTTTTTCCGCGGAGATCTGCAGTTATCCCTGCTCGCGACACTTTCATTCTACTTCCCGACATTGATCTACTTCGGGATTCTGCGGGCCTTGGGCTTCCAGGAGCTCATCTGACACACCAGATGCCGGACAAGGATGAGGTCACCCTGCCGCACCCCACTCATTCCGTCATTGCACCCTGTGGCGAATCCGTTACTCTCCCCGGACTCATGAAATCCAGGGGCCTGTTCCGCAGCATCCCCACCGCCGTGGCGTGTGTCATCGCCTGCGCGGGCGGCGTGGTGTTTTCCGGAGCGGTGCATGGGCAGGAACCGGCGGCGGCGGAAGAGGATGAGGCGACGCGCTACACGCTCATCGCCAGCTACCCGAACACACCGGAAGCCTGGGACCGTGAGGAGCTGGTGATCCGCTGTCTTTTCCGCAGCCATGGCATCCGCTGGTATTCCGTCGGCAGTGCCGGGGCGACCGTCGGCGTGCGGCTGGAGGATGAGGACCGCGCGCGCCGCCTGCTGGCGGAGACGCTGCTGATGGAACGGCTGGAGATCACGCTGGTGAAGACCAGCGCGGATGGCACACGCGCCGCGGTGATGACACCGGAGGAAGTGCTGAGCCAGCCGGAAGAAGACGGGGCGGAGTGATCCCCCCGCCCTTGCCCGATTGAACGGCGGTAAAGCCGTGCCGCGGTTGCATTCACCCGTTCCGCAAACGCGTTCACCCGTTACGCAAGATTGCGCTTTTTTCATGAAAGTGGCCGAATTTCCGTGCCAACTCCAAACAATGGATACTCAATGTGTATACATTGAAATCCTATTGTGCATGAATGCTTGCTTTCCACTCACCTCGCTCCTGACCGCCTGCGGACTCTCGATGGCCACCGCGCAGGAGATCCCCGAACGCCTGACCTCCCTGTCCCATGCAGCGGGGTCCTGGAATTCCTACGATGGTGGGGTGATGATGGGGGACATGCTCTACTACAGCCGCCGGACCGTGACCCACGGCGAGGAGGTGTGGAAAACGGACGGTACGGCGGAGGGCACGCGGCTGGTCTGGGAAACGATCGTAGGGACCGACTCCAGTCTGCCAAACGCACGCGGTGTGGCTGACGGGAACCAGCTCTACTTCGGCAGCCACCAGACCTCGAGGATCTGGAGGACGGATGGAACGGCAGCAGGGACGGTGACGACGTTCCCACGATGGCCGTCATGGAGCTATATGGGACGCGTGCGATTTCTCTCCCGGGCGCCAGGCGGAGGAGCGCTGTTCATCTCCGGTCCTGACTACTCTTTCGAGGAAGACCGTGCGCAACTTTGGAAGACGGATGGCACGCAGGAAGGCACGGTGCTTCTTGCGGCGGACTACCTGATGGAGGACGTGCAGGTGGCGGGGGGCACCATCTGGTGCGGCGGCCACCGCCTCTGGAAAAGCGACGGCACCCCCGCAGGGACCGTGGCGGCCTTCACGCCCACGCCCGCCTATCTGGATACCCGGAAGATGGTGTGGGCCATGACGGATGACACGGTCCTTTTCACCACCTCCCGTGATGGGACGCCGATGCTGCACCGGCTGGATGCGGGCGGGGTCACGGCGCTGAAGGAAACCGGAACCGCGGTGTCCGATGGAAGCCGGCCCGTGTTTCTGGAGGGGGATGTCCATTTCCTGACATCCGGCACCACGGGGCTCCAGCTCTGGCGGAGTGATGGCACGGAGGACGGCACCACGCTGGTGAAGACGATGCCGGGGACGCCTTCACATCCCCCCCTCCCCATCACCGCCGCGGGAGGAAAGATCTACTTCAATGCCGCGCCGGAGGGGCAGTCCGTTGACCGGGATCTGTGGGTGAGCGATGGAACGGAGGCAGGCACCCTGCCGTTGATGCGGACCAACGCCAGCTCACCCACCGCATTCGGGGACAGGCTGTATTTCCTGCATGCCACCGCGGAAGGGAAGCGGGAGCTATGGACCACGGACGGCACGGTGGCGGGGACGGTGACGGTGGCTGACCTCGGGCCGTCTTCCGCGAATCCACAGATCCGCATGGGTGCCACCGCGTCCGCCCTGATCCTCGCGGGGAACTCCACCGTGTGGCGGAGTGATGGCACGCCGGGAGGCACGATGGCAGCTCCGGTGGGCCGGATGCTGGCGGGGAAACCCATCAACGGCATCACGTCAATGCCGGCCGGGCAGGTCCTTTTCTCCGCACATGACACCGCGATGGGGAGACGTCTCTGGAAGAGCGACGGCACGGCGGCGGGCACGGTCCTGGTGGAAGCCGGGCCGCCGGGGGTGGAGGGCTTCAAAAGCATCGGGCTTGGCGGGGCGGTGATGCTGGACGGCGTCCGCTATTTCACGGCGGATGACGGCGTGCACGGCAACGAGCTGTGGCGTAGCGACGGCACGGCGGAGGGAACGGGGATGGTGAAGGACTTCCTCCCCGGAAAGGAATCCTCCCAGCCCCAGTCGCTCACGGTTTTCAAGGGTGAGGTGTGGTTCACGGCGGTGCATTCCCACGCTGGCCGGAAGGTGTGGCGGACGGATGGGACGGAAGCGGGGACGCGTGTGGAGATGGACGCGGGCGGGGGCCTGTCCTACCCGGCGGTGACGCTGTCCATCGGGTGGCAGGGAAATCTGGTCGTGCGTGCCAGCGGATCTCCGACGCTGTCGTTGGACGGCATCTGGTGGACGGATGGCACGCCGGAGGGGACGGGGAGGCTCACCCAGGACGAACTGCCTCCAACGTCCATCCTGAAGCATGGAGGGCTGACCTACTACATGGTGGGTGATGACCTATGGAGGACGGACGGGACCGCCGCAGGCAAGGAGCTGCTCCACCGGTTCCCCGCAGGTGTCCATCTGATCCCGGCCGGGCGGGAAGTGCTGGCGCTGGGGATCGGATCCGGGGGGATGGGTCAAGCCGCCTACTCGGGCCTGTGGCGCATCCCCGCGGACGGCCCGCTGGTGCGGCTCCGCGCCTTCAACAACTATGGGTCCACCGGGGTCCTCGGCGGAGTGGCCCACTTCAGCGTGACCTCCCCCGCCGTGGATGCAGGACTGTGGCGCAGCGACGGCACCGTGGAAGGCACCTACCGGTTGGCTGGAGTGGGCGCTTCCGGAGACATCAAGGCCCACGCGGGGAAGCTCTACTTTTGTGGAAACGATGGCGTGCACGGCGAGGAGCCGTGGGTGAGCGATGGCACGGTGGAGGGCACGCGCATGCTGGTGGACCTGACCGGGGACTCCGGTGGCTCCTCCCCCGCCCGTTTCACCCCGGCGGGCGGAAAGGTGTTCTTCGCGGCGACGACGGAGGCGGAGGGACCGCAGCTCTATGTGCTGGATACGGGCGGGGCGCCGGCTCCCTACGCCGCATGGCTGGATGTCCACCGGCCATGGATGGATGGCCGGACGGGACGCGGGGATGATGCGGATGAGGATGGCTTCACGAACCTGCAGGAGTTCGCCTTCGGCGGGGATCCGTCGGACGGGGCGGCCCGGCCCGTCATTTCCCCCGCGCTGCTGGCGGTTTCCTCCGTCAATGGCGTGGGCACGCACCTGTCGCTCACGGTGCCGGTGCGGCGCGGCACGGTGTTCACGCCGGGCAGGCCCGCGACGGGGGTTGCGGACGGGGTGGGCTACCGCATCCTGGCGACGGAGGATCTGGGCGGTCCGGTGGACCCGGCCGCGCTGCTGGAGGTACAGGAGGACGCCACGGTCCCACCCCCGCCGCACCCGCATGAGGACTATGAATATCGTACTTTCCGGCTGGTGGAGACGTTGTCCGCCAGGGAGCGCGCGTTCCTGCGCGTGGTGACGGAGTGACGGCGGGATGTGATATCATTGACAAACTTCCCCGCTCCGGATATCACGGGACCATGGGAACGAAGATCCGCCGTTTGTTGTGGTTGGTATTTCCACTCGTCCTGAGCGTTTCCGCCAGGGCGGAAGATTTCATGATCGGGGGATGGACCATGTTTTTCACCTCCCATACCGCCAACCAGTGTGTGATTTTCGAGAATCAGAAAGGTGACTCCGGCGAGTACACCCTGCACTACAAGGTGTTCGAGGGCCGGGGCGGCGGAGCCGGAAAGGAGAGCGGCAAGTTCAAGGTCTACCATGACGAGAAAGGCCGCGTGATCGTGAAACTGGACGAGCACCGCATCTGCTTCACCCCCTTCGACAACAAGGGCCAGAAGGCGAAGACGGAGGGCAACATGTTCGACGGTGAAGGGACGGCGATGTTCCCGGGGTCAGGAGACAAACCTCCCAAGCTGGGGGACGCGAAAATCGACGGTGTCGATTTCCACCTCCTGAAAGGCAAACACGCGGATCCGGACAAAGTCGACGACCTCGCCAATTGAGGTCCGGATGGTTCAGTCGGACGCGATCCAGTGGGCCGGGAGGAAATAGCATTTGCCGAAGGTACCCACCACCAGCGACCGGGCCGCGGGGAAGAACGTCAGGCTGCTGATGTCATCCGGCGATTTCCAATCCGGCTCCATCACCGTGGCCTCCTCCACATCGATCAGGGAGAGCCGGCCGTCATTGAATCCCAGGGCCAGGAACTTCCCGCTGCCGTCGAGGGCGGTCGCCTGGATCGCCACATCCTTGAAGGGATAGTAGCGCCGGACTCCATCCCGGATCACGTCCACCCCGGAGAGGTTCACTTTGACCGATGTCCCCGCGACGGTGATGTCCTTCGGGCCGGGCCTGGCGACCTCATCTTCCGGCAGGGGCTGCCGGGTGATTTGCGCGGGGGCCGCACTTCCTCCCGCGAAGGTGAGGAGGTGCCTGTGGTTGTCCGCGGTCAGGGCTTCGATGCCGCCGCCGGATTCCCGGAGCGAGATGACCTGCTCCGGAAACCCGGCGGAAGGAAATGAGGGGGGCGCGGGGTCCAGGGTCCAGCAGTCCATGATCCCGTCAGCCTTCAGAATCCGGAGGATGCCGCCGTCACCGGAGGCACCCAGCCACTTCACCGCGCCGTGGGTGGCTATGGGTCCGGCGGACCGCGACAGGTCCCCGGGATCCAGCAGTTCGACAAAGCCATCCTCCATGCCGACGGCCAGTGTCCGCCCTCCGACCAGGGCGATGGAGGTGACGCGTGCCGTCACCGGCCTGGCCTTCCTGACGCCGCCGGAGGACAGGGAGCACCGGCGTATCTCCAAGGGGGTGGCGACCCACATGTCGTCATCCCTGAAGACGGGATCGACCACGGAACTCTCCGCGGCGAGCACCACCTTGTTCTCCAGATCATGGATCTCGATCCCCCCTCCGCCATCTCCTCCGACTTTCACCGCCATGCGTGTCCCATCATCAGAGAGTGCCAGGGGGCGCCTCCACGGCCCGGAATCGACCACGACAACGGAGTTTTCCCGGCGGTTGAACACCCATGTCGAATGTCCCATCAGGTCAGGTGTGACGGCAACCGTCTGGAGGTCACCGCTCCAGACCATGCTTTCCGGCGGAGCCGCGGCCGTGTCCGGGAAACCGCTGAAGGCGGCCCCGTCCAGCAGGATCCCGTCAGGGGTCCCGGTGGTAGGATCGATGGAGACGATCCGGTTTCCGGACACCCCCGCCACCTGATGGCCGGTTCCCTGGAAGCCGAGAAATCCCGGATGCGCTCCCGTCCAGCCGGGTTGCTCCCGGAACGGAACGGCAAAGGCTTTCAGGAGGGTCCGCCCGGCCGTCCCGCCGCCACGTGCGATCACATGCGTGCCGTCCGGAGATGCGGCTTCCACCTGGACGCCCCCGAAGATCATCGGAGCCGGAGATCCGGCGGCCATGTCATACTGGGTCACGCTGCCGGAAGCATTCACATAGAGGTGGTCGCCGGCGTGGATGAAAACGGACTCCCCGCCAATTTCCACCGGGAAGGAATTTTCCAGCGCCGGAAGCCGCTGGAAGAGGTTTCCGAACTCCAGATGGGACCGGACCTTCGCCGTCGGCCTGGTGGAAAATGATCGTTCGAGCAGTTGGCGGCGCTTCAGCGGGTCCCTGGTCGCCAGAGCCTGATGGAAATCCGCCTCGGCGAACTTCGCGGCGAGCTGGGCGCCCTTTTGCGCCACCTCGGCGCGCTGCTTTTCCTCCGCCTTCAGGGCACGCCAGGCGACCACGCCGCTCACCGCCGCGAGCACTCCGAGGAATGCGACCACACCAAGCACGTACACCAGCCTGCGGAAGCGCTTCCGCGAAAGCATGAGCTGATAGGCCTTGTCCCGGTTCCGCAGGAGTTCCAGCGGAACCCCGAGAATGCCGGCGATGATCTTCAGCTTCATCAGTTGGAGCTGCTCCCCATACTGGTTGGCGAGCCTGGCCGCCTCCCGCGGGGGCAGGTCGTCCAACGAAAGCCGGTAAGCCGCGGCTGAGATGAAACCCTCCTCCCCGGACGGCAACCGGAGGTCCGCCGCGATGGGCTCTGCGACCATGTCCGGCACCAGGCCGCCGTCCGGTCCGTAGGCCTGGTGGAGTTCCCGGGGAAAACACTCCCTCTCCGCATCTCCGGGTTCCCCGGCAAGAATCGCGCCGATGATCCGGTCCGCTTTTCCCGACATCTTGAAATGCCGGATCTCCTGCGCGACATAGACACTCCGGACCGCCCTCGGGGAACAGAGGGCGAGCAGGGTCTTCGAGCGGTCAAGCGCCCCGGTGATGGCCCGGGAAAGGTCCGCATCCGCAGGCAGGGAATCTTCGTCACGGAACACCGGATAGATGCGCTCCGGGATCACATCCCCCCGCGCGGTCTCCTTCCCGACAAGATCAACGGGAATCTCATACCGTTCGATCTCCTGGTGGATCCAGCTTGCCCAGTTCCGGTCCTGTTCCTTGTTGTCGGCGTGCCGGTAGCTGACA comes from the Luteolibacter sp. SL250 genome and includes:
- a CDS encoding ELWxxDGT repeat protein, with the translated sequence MNACFPLTSLLTACGLSMATAQEIPERLTSLSHAAGSWNSYDGGVMMGDMLYYSRRTVTHGEEVWKTDGTAEGTRLVWETIVGTDSSLPNARGVADGNQLYFGSHQTSRIWRTDGTAAGTVTTFPRWPSWSYMGRVRFLSRAPGGGALFISGPDYSFEEDRAQLWKTDGTQEGTVLLAADYLMEDVQVAGGTIWCGGHRLWKSDGTPAGTVAAFTPTPAYLDTRKMVWAMTDDTVLFTTSRDGTPMLHRLDAGGVTALKETGTAVSDGSRPVFLEGDVHFLTSGTTGLQLWRSDGTEDGTTLVKTMPGTPSHPPLPITAAGGKIYFNAAPEGQSVDRDLWVSDGTEAGTLPLMRTNASSPTAFGDRLYFLHATAEGKRELWTTDGTVAGTVTVADLGPSSANPQIRMGATASALILAGNSTVWRSDGTPGGTMAAPVGRMLAGKPINGITSMPAGQVLFSAHDTAMGRRLWKSDGTAAGTVLVEAGPPGVEGFKSIGLGGAVMLDGVRYFTADDGVHGNELWRSDGTAEGTGMVKDFLPGKESSQPQSLTVFKGEVWFTAVHSHAGRKVWRTDGTEAGTRVEMDAGGGLSYPAVTLSIGWQGNLVVRASGSPTLSLDGIWWTDGTPEGTGRLTQDELPPTSILKHGGLTYYMVGDDLWRTDGTAAGKELLHRFPAGVHLIPAGREVLALGIGSGGMGQAAYSGLWRIPADGPLVRLRAFNNYGSTGVLGGVAHFSVTSPAVDAGLWRSDGTVEGTYRLAGVGASGDIKAHAGKLYFCGNDGVHGEEPWVSDGTVEGTRMLVDLTGDSGGSSPARFTPAGGKVFFAATTEAEGPQLYVLDTGGAPAPYAAWLDVHRPWMDGRTGRGDDADEDGFTNLQEFAFGGDPSDGAARPVISPALLAVSSVNGVGTHLSLTVPVRRGTVFTPGRPATGVADGVGYRILATEDLGGPVDPAALLEVQEDATVPPPPHPHEDYEYRTFRLVETLSARERAFLRVVTE
- a CDS encoding toll/interleukin-1 receptor domain-containing protein, whose protein sequence is MMHLTKLLLYRDALVTQDYAKPVMGAVAGSGFLSFHRIPASAMSQWLSPQHVPEDMSEKSPADGESYWCFVSYRHADNKEQDRNWASWIHQEIERYEIPVDLVGKETARGDVIPERIYPVFRDEDSLPADADLSRAITGALDRSKTLLALCSPRAVRSVYVAQEIRHFKMSGKADRIIGAILAGEPGDAERECFPRELHQAYGPDGGLVPDMVAEPIAADLRLPSGEEGFISAAAYRLSLDDLPPREAARLANQYGEQLQLMKLKIIAGILGVPLELLRNRDKAYQLMLSRKRFRRLVYVLGVVAFLGVLAAVSGVVAWRALKAEEKQRAEVAQKGAQLAAKFAEADFHQALATRDPLKRRQLLERSFSTRPTAKVRSHLEFGNLFQRLPALENSFPVEIGGESVFIHAGDHLYVNASGSVTQYDMAAGSPAPMIFGGVQVEAASPDGTHVIARGGGTAGRTLLKAFAVPFREQPGWTGAHPGFLGFQGTGHQVAGVSGNRIVSIDPTTGTPDGILLDGAAFSGFPDTAAAPPESMVWSGDLQTVAVTPDLMGHSTWVFNRRENSVVVVDSGPWRRPLALSDDGTRMAVKVGGDGGGGIEIHDLENKVVLAAESSVVDPVFRDDDMWVATPLEIRRCSLSSGGVRKARPVTARVTSIALVGGRTLAVGMEDGFVELLDPGDLSRSAGPIATHGAVKWLGASGDGGILRILKADGIMDCWTLDPAPPSFPSAGFPEQVISLRESGGGIEALTADNHRHLLTFAGGSAAPAQITRQPLPEDEVARPGPKDITVAGTSVKVNLSGVDVIRDGVRRYYPFKDVAIQATALDGSGKFLALGFNDGRLSLIDVEEATVMEPDWKSPDDISSLTFFPAARSLVVGTFGKCYFLPAHWIASD
- a CDS encoding GNAT family N-acetyltransferase, which translates into the protein MPLLPLDQKPTSDEQEQVLSWLRNFNHDSNPQFMRSLEEGASQDFFIVARDDNGSVIGGLRGAFLHRWLKVDVMAVSPDHRRQGIGGKLVGEAESMAAQQGCQYSYVDTMSFQAPDFYFSLGYEESGRLRNWDSHGHDKIFLTKTLRTINER